A region of the Falco rusticolus isolate bFalRus1 chromosome 6, bFalRus1.pri, whole genome shotgun sequence genome:
GACTGAATTTTTCAAATGGGTATAACAACTCTTACTAAATTTCCAGAGGTTTAGTAATAAAACTTACGGTTTTGCCTACTGAGATTCAACTGTGAACTTAAATTTAGTTACAAGGAATGATTTGTTATAACCAAATAAGcctactccttttttttttaattaaaaaaaacccaatcctttctgttttccaggaatTGTGTGGGTGTGTGAGTCCCATCCCAATTAATGCAATGTTCTCTGTCCCGTCTCCCAAATGTAGTGTGTTACTGAAGAGTTACTGTTTCATGACCCTAGGAATTCCAGAGACTGTGCCATTCAATGTTTAACCAGCTCCCCTATAGCTTTAAAAATTGCTATCCCAAGATAAAGATACCTTGAGATGAGCAGATCTAATATGTACCAATACATACCAAActggtcttttctttttttttttttttcttagtttctactaaagaacaaaaccagcatttctaCCTACCAAGGCATATCTTTGTGTGTAACACATGGATCTTCCTCTGCAATGAAACATTCAGAAAGCTGTTGTAGTCTGGATGTATTTACTGGGTGTTTGTCTTAGTGCTGCTGGTTGACCACAGTAGATCTTGGAAGTTTGGATATAAATCAGGAGTGGCTGCTTTGATAGTTACAGTAGCTATTATGTTTAGTAGGTTGTAACCCAGAAGCTTGGAAACTAAACAGGTTGGAGTAATCTCAGTGTGAACACAGTCACGCTCTACATACATCTTGGAAAGGATCTTTACGTTCACCTATGATGTTAAACAGCAATTGCTAGACTTTTTCCAGAACTGCAGGGAGAGTGCTTTTGAGAGATGAGGCCTCTGAGATAAGAGTGAAGTTCTTCTCTCAAATACCTTGTtaagcagctggtgctgagtAAGCCTATGTGGGAGCTTGTTGACAACTTACTCTTTATTCTAAACAAAATTCCTTTGCAGTCTTCGGTTTGCATGTGATGTTACAAATTACTTCATAGTTTCATCTGATAAGCGTGATGTTCTTCTATAACTGCAAAATacccttttaaaagaaattgtagGTATGTTAGTCACCTTCAGGATGCCGGACTTCCCTGGCAGGTACCAAGAGTGGTTGGGCTCAAGTGCTGTGGGACATTGTGCTTGAGAAGAACTGCAGAGCTTTGTTTCTTGTTGTTATACCCtttgtgtgctgctgttcaggTGCACATACAAAGTCACTTGGTAAAGATGCTGGAGTTAAGGATCATGCTCTACCTGTGTTTCAGAACTAGTATTGTAATGCCTGCACTTATTCTGGTGGTTagaaattcaaatatttaagaatatgTATAGgttggttttgctctttttctgtagATAATGGTTAGTATGTTATTGCAGTTCATGCGTGACAGGTGTCATTTGAAACGGGAAAAGCCTGGTTGTAGCCCTTCCTTTCAGGGCTCTAAGGTATGAACTACTTAAGTGATGCGTACAATTGTGAAGCCATAAGTAGTAGtagttatttcattaattacatacaacattgaaaaaaatcaggatcACCTTTTAGGAAGGAAAATTTTCCATCCATACTTTGCTTGTTACTGTAATGGTTTGCAATGTTAAAATGGAGTCCTTAATCTGTTTCTCTCTAAACCATGGGAatactttcttctctctttttttttcttttttttcttttttttttttttctcccttcccccctgCGATTTCGTGgtttgtgtttaaatattttatggatGATCTTGCTCCATTCTGCTTTTGAGAATAAGCTTTGATGAAGAAGTTTGTTTTGCTCTAGGCTTTGCGAGCACCAGCAATGGCATTTCCCAACTGGCGGTTCATAAGACAaaagcaggctggcagcagcagctgtggaggcAGCATTACAAAAACCAGAGAACAGGGAGACCTAACAGAAACCCATAAAttggtaggaaaaaaatttaaacagtaGGGCAGCAGATCATAGTTAGTGATTATAACAGCAGTTCCTTCCTCCGCTTCTTTACAGTTTCAAAGCCTATGGGAACATCTTTCAAAATCTttggtgctgctgaaggtgCCTGATGTACGTGATTGTTGTGGCACAGTCCAAGTGGCTTAATTTCTGTCACAGTCAGCTGAGCACACAAATGAGTGTGGCAAAAGGTGGACCAGGTCATTGGCTATTTTATGAATTGCTGGTGACAGAAGGTAGAGAACTGATGGGTTAAAACTGAGTTCAGCTGTGTCAGTGTGTTGCACAACAGCTCAAGACAAATGTGTTTCGTATTCATGTTTCAGCACTGTCTGCTGAGAATATGATCATGTAGTAGTTTACAAGAGGATTGAACTGTCCCTAGTAGATTCTctgtgacttttaaaataaaagaatcgGTTAGAAGATGGGTTTGGGGAATGTGCCTCTCATATCCAATATGGACATTGACCTATATGCAcacttctaaaacaaaacatgaaataggaaaaataaaagatgacaaCAGCTAGGCAAATTCtaatatacttctttttttccctattacAGAAATGCATTAACTTTGAAGTGAAACTAAACAATGGAACCAGATATTATTCGAATGTACTCCTCATCCCCTCCACCATTAGACAATGGAGccgatgatgatgatgaagatgaaTTTGGAGAGTTTGGAGGATTTTCTGGTGTAAGCACTGCTGGTGTAGCTTTTGCTGATTTTGATACGGCAGACTACGGTCATCCAAAGGAAGAATTTATACCCACAAATCATTTCATCCCACTTGATTATTCTGATTATTCTGACAATGTAGCTAGCATTGCAACTTTCACAtctgttaaaaatgttaaagacTGCATTGCAGAGCTTCCTACTCTTAGTAAGGATCTTTCTGATATGTCAGCTACTAGtgccagcaaagaaaaatctaagTGTAGAACTTCAGGTACTGCTTTAGAAGATGTAAACAAAAGAGGGGAACAGAAAGACACCACTGGGAAATCAGAGGGGTTTTCTTCTCATGTTGTTAGAACTGGTATAGCAGTTGAGATCCAGGATGAGCAAATAGATGCTTGTAATGGTGAGAAACTTCCATGTCTAGAGATTCTAACAAATGGATTTGCAGCATCAGACCCTGTAAATCCTCAGGGAACAGAAGATCTAGATGGTATCAGTGACACAAAGGGACTGAAAACCATTAGCACCTGTAGTACCAAGCAAAATTTGAACTCAATGCCTAGCTCAGGTGAAGACTTTGCAGATTTTGCTACattctcaaacaaaaaaacaatccATTTAGAGGGAACAGGACCTACAATATGCAGTGTTCTTAATGAAAGAGACTCTCTGAGCATTCAGGAGAACAACAGAATAAACAGAGTAACTCGTATTGAAGAAGAGGTTTGCACTTCAGAAATCAGTTGTGAACAGGGGCCCTCAGCACTGGAAGATAATGAATTTGCAATTTCTAGTACATCTCAAACAACTGGAAGTTCAATATGCACTACTGAAAATGGAGAACACAGCGGGAGGAGAAGACAGCATGGCATAGAGAATGGCAAAGATTTTACTAGGCCTGATGACTCTTCAGGAACAGAGGACATCAGGGTTGATAAGACCCAAAGCCTAAGCCGTGATcttgcaggagaaaaatcagGTGATTCTAAAGATTTGAAGAATGGTGGTAGTAGTATCGAAGTTGTAGCTTGCAGTGACACACATGATGATGATTTTGGTGATTTCGGTTCAGTCAGCAGTGCATCTCTCCCCTTCGTTAACACTCAAGAGTTGATAAATGCTTTAGTTGTAGAAGGAACTTCCAAACAGCCTGCACATGTTAGCAAACATAATGATGAATTTGGTGAATTCAGGGACACGAGTACTGTTTCTCAGCCACCAGCAAAGTTGGATCAGGCTGAACTAAGTCAGACTGCTGACACTTTAGAATGTGATACTACCAATACAACTTCTGGCTTAGACTTCCAGCATACTACTGAGGTAGGAAATGGTGATGATAGTGAATTTGGAGACTTTGATTCAGTGCCAAAACCTCAAGACGAGAGTGTTGCTTTTCAGTACTCTGACGACTTTGCGGACTTCAGTTCAGCAGGTTGTAACCAGGCTACAGACTGGAATGCTTTTGAAGATGAACAAAAGGACAGCTGTTCCTGGGCTGCCTTTGGAGATCAGCAAGCTGGTGAATCTCATCACAGAAAAGAGACGTGGCAGTCACATAGGACAGATGCATCTGCCAGAATTGATGGTCCAGTATTACACAAGACTGACAATTTTGCTTTAGCATCTTTCCAAGGAGCTACCAATAAGCAATCTCAAGAGCCAGCACCTTCAGTTCAGGTAAGGTGTTCTTGATTTTTGTTCAGTCTTGTTCTGCTCTTGTGCATACAGTTCTTCCTGGTTCCTGCTTCTGTGTACAACAGATGTTTGAATAGTTCTTGTTTGTCTTGTGGGAGGGATTTAATTTGGTGGGTGAGACGGGTTGGTATGAAATAGTATGCTGTGTTTGCATCTTCTATCTTTTGCACTGTTACTATCCACGGAAAAATGAGCAGAGTATGCTGCAACTTGTATGCATTTGTTTTGACTATTACATGTGGTTCTTTACATAAACTGATCAAAGGAATAAGCCATCATAAACGTTTCAGGACCTGTAATAGTTCTTCCTTTGCTTCGTAGTTTACTGCCTGTTAGGGGGGCACTCTCTAAAATAGTGGTGCTACTGGAAGCTAAGATTACTGGTTCCCAAAATTTTTCATCACCATTCTCTatcatgttttcaaaatcttaaaaaataatgactCTGTTTGTAAATAGCTGCCCTCATTTGTTTAGAGCAGAGAGCATGGTAAAATACAACCTGGGGAATTCTGTCCCTGCTATTCCAACTCCTGGGAAGTTTGCCACTGAACTTATTTGAAATGTCCCATTAATTGTGGGAAGCTCCACATTATAGCAACATCACAAATACAGAACTGATGATGTCTTAAAGCAGCTGTTTCTAATCAGGacttttggggagggtgaagTAGGTAGGTTTATTTCTTACCCCCGTCCCCTTGGTTTTCTGCTTTAGTGCCTAAGTATGTATGAATTCCCCAAAAAATTCCTTCCAAAGTCTTTTCAACAGTCATCTTTGCGATCTGCACCTGTTCATATATTTTTTACTAAGTATTTAATACTACTTTTACAAAATTCAGAACAAGAATTTGagtttaaaattctgtgttgctttttttaatcatgtcATCCCATGTGAGTAGTTTAGAGTATGCTCTGTCTTTTTTGAAGCATGTAGCAGCGCCAGCAATAAAGGGTTTTAGTGGTAGTGTGTGTCTGAAAGGTTTGGATCTTCTCCggcaataaaaggaaattagGTAAGTCCTTTCTTCCAGGACCCCTTGTGTAGGCTTGGTGACAGCCGTCCCTCTTCCGGTTTTCTACAGTGACAGGTGAAATAGCTTTTCAGAAGAAGATTGTGCCAGCTGGAGCTTTGCGAGCATCAGCAAATGGAATGGAGCTTTTGGGACTTAGTGCTGACTTCTTGTCACATTAAAAGGTGTGAGCCTCAGCTCCCAACACTTCCTGCCTGCTGTTTTGTGCAATGACTGACACACCAAATTTCAAAGGGGCTTCGTGAGCCAAAAAAAGGCTTGCAAGGGAACCTGCATGTGGATTTTTGTGCCTATGCAAAACCTTGCTCATCATCACCTGAATGCGTGAATCCATTTCTCAAGTTGAAAGCACAAATCTATTGTTACCTATTCTGTTGGTCATTCACCCATAAAATTGGAGAGTGCTAAGGTCATTAGTGCTATTAATCTAAATTGTTCCTGTTGCCACTTGAAAGACTGTCCAGAATCTAACAAAGAAATAGGTGGGGAGATGATTCTAGTAAGTCATCCATTTTTCTGGTTGATCATGCTGTTAAGAGATAGTCTGAAGGTTTcaaccatttatttttacttaaaatttttcataattttatgaTGCCGTTTCAAAAGTAAACGCTTCTGAATGTAGAtgtttataaaagcaaaaccttcaGAGTTTCTATAGTTATTGGATttgttccccctccccaagtCTGCCTTAACAAAAGATAAAAGCCAAGTTACAATGGAGGTTCTTCAGTGATCTGTCATGAAGTCATGGAGTGGTTCAGTTAGATTGTAAAGCAAGTTCTATTAAAGATTTTGTCATTCCTTCTCCTTATGCTGCAGCCAGTTGTGACTGTTTGGATATATCAAGTGACGTAGTGCCGGTGAGGAAGTACAATGCAGAGAATGTTTTACACAAGTAAGCTGTGGAGGAAGTTAGGCTggtaatgtttttttctgttgtaataGTTTTGTTAGCTTTGAAATTACAGGTTGTTGCtactcccctccccaccccaccccgtTAACTTAAAAcaataatttcacattttcaaaacttacTTTGTATTCTTTAAGTGCTGTGAGTTTTGGAGTTTTGGAAGGATCTATTGAaaccttttaatattttttttttaaatgagctttttttaatctgaaatagtgcttttggttttaagtCATTGAGCCACAGTTTAGCAAACTGCAGTTAGAAACATTGAGATAAATTAAGTCAACATGAGCCAGCAGACAGTCCCAGTACTTTAAGTGCTGAATCTtagtaaaattaaaatcatattttgatCCTCATCCTTACTTTCATATAAGAGGATGTCACTGAGgtcaaaccacaaaacacagcgttttaaagtatttgctgaacttttttctcttgtattaAAGCTGAGTTCTGGAGCTGTTTgatgcaaaagcagaaacacttgCATGCGTAATAAAGCTAGGGAGagataagaaaacaaagttgttttttatttccctgacCAAAGGATAGGGAGGAGTAGATCACTTGCATCGATGTATTGCTGGCAGATCAAAAAAAGTACTTGCTCTAGCAACTTAAAGGGAGCAGACTGTGCAAGAGAGAAATACTGCGTGTGTTAGACACTTGAGAAGTGAAAACTGAGACCTCAGCTTAGGCTAGTTGTGAACTGGGATCATTTACAAGATACTCTCTATGCTTGATCTGTGATGTCGCGGCTGGGAGAGTCACTGTAATGTGGtagtgaaataattttgaatggTGTATAAACCGAATGACCctaatttaattctttatttttcagttttctgcatttgtatACTTAGCCAGCAGCATTACTGTTTAAATGTGGAAATGATGTATACAGTGTTTTTCATCCATCCAGAATGCAGTATGAAAGTTATTTACCAGTAGCTCAAGTTCCCTTACCAATGgtctctgtatttttctttctgtttccttagcTTGTGTATTCTGGATGTGGAGGTGGCAGCAAAATTTTGTGCCTGCTGAATGTGATCTTGATTGTAAGGTATATGTCGGGCAAGCTGTTTAAAGAGTGTGGATTTGGTATAACATTTAATTAGAAGTTAGACTTTGCCTGAATTCAACTAATTAATCCGgtttttcttacaaaatacagaacataaaagaagaaagtaaggGGGGAAATGACAAAAATGACCTTATATAGTGACATGTAGTAGCAAAAAGATCATTACGTCTTTTCTCTGTTGCCTTTGGTCTTAGGCTCTCCAAATCCTGCACACAGTCTGCAATGCAGGATTTGTAACACGCTGACCTCTTCTATTCAGTAGTGCTGTGTGGAGGGGAGAAATAAAAGGGCATGGTATATGTTATTCAGTTAAAACTACTGAAAGAATTTGTAACCCCTTAGAAAAGGTTCCAGGTTCAAAGGCAGGATACAGATACGCAGACTGCTATTTGAATCCATATTAATACTAGCATATACCTTCATCATTTAATACCTGTCTTCAgataaaaaatatgtaatagtTGGTTTCAGTATAGATGTGTCTTTGTGTTCATTAAAACTGGTTTAGGATGTTGTGGTGGGTGAACTGGTTGATCTAACTAATTTTGAGCAAACCTGCACTGTACCATGTACATTAATCCCTCTTATGTGATCACATAGCTTGCTGCTGAGTTATGTTTATAAGGAATATAAGGCTTGTAGCAGAGCTTTTTCCATGAGATAGTGTTGAACATTAGTCAGCTGAGAGGGTTACTCTGCTGTATTGTGCTTTAAGAATATATATAGGACTTAGGCAGCAAAGCACAAGAGCATTTATTAGCTATGGCAGCCATGTGGGTGGGCGATACAGCCGTGCCTAGCGGTGTTGAAGGAGTATAGGCATctctggaggaggaggagtggcTTGGCTGGAAATCCAAAACTCTTACCTGATTTAGCTGAGAGTCAACAAATCCTGGAAAGGGAGGATTGGAAGCCTGAACAGGCCTCCAAGTGGGTTTTAAGATCCTCTTCTTATTAGGGAGCCTGTGCTCAGAGGCTCTACCCTTCCAGATTAATCAGAGGGTGTGGGTGGCACACAGTTACTAAGCCACAAGTATGCATCAAGACAAAGAAAACCCTGGATCGCTGTCACTTAGAGAGTACTTTGTCTTGGGCAGTGAATGAAGTCATCCTCTTGCAAAAAAGTAATTATGACCATAAAGACTTCAGCCTCCCAGTTCACTAAGATAAATTAAGATAGTGTTGGCTAAATTAAGTTCAGACAGTTGGGTAACAACTTGCAGTGAGAATGTATCTGTCTGGAAGTCAGTTTAAGTCCATGGCACAGTTCTTAAGTATGTGCAGCTGAATAACAGTAAAAACCAGACTGTTAAAAGTAGCCCATAACTGCTGTATTTCAGGACAGGCTGGCTAAGAGGATCTtacaaaaaaccaccaaaccaacaGTTTGTGAGGGCattgttttaacatttctgtttatatatcacagaacaaaattattttccattttgtacaTGTTAAGTTTCACCTGCTATACTTCCTCTCAGAGCCTGACTGAATAGTTTTTAGCACAGCACTAGGTAATAACATGACCAACTGAAatgggaagtatttttttatgtagtCTAGATAAGTAACTGTTAAACTTCACTTTGCCTGCATGGAAGATGCAAGATTTGATACATTCTGCAACTGAGGGAGCATAAATGTGCAAGCCTTCCAGCAAGAAGGATGGAGACAGCTTCACATTTCTGCGCTGAACTTCCCTGCAGTTTATAACTCTCCTGTATCAAACAGTAAAAAGAGCAGAGGGGTCTTGTTCAAACCACTCAATTTTCAAATTTGCTTTGTAGGTGAGCTCAAGACCTTTATAgttcctgttttaaaatgtttttaggaTATTTAGGACTATCATTGCAACCTTTAATTCTTCAAattattgtgaaaaaaaaatcttactccTCATTTAATTTTGGTAAAGGCTTTTAGCTCTTGTGGCATCTTCTTCCTGGCTTGTAAATCTCAGTTTAGGACCAGTGTTTCCATTATAAATTACCTGTGGtcatgaaatgaaataattgcatttttttacttaagaaaTTTATGGCACCATCATAAATTTACCTGCTTTTCAAGAAGGGATGGAGAAAAGCCATCACATTTGAATCCTGAGAAGTTAAACTAGCATTCTTTGtaagctttgctgctgctttttctacCTGTAGCTCTTCCCTTACTCCTTTTGAGAAGGTGTTCTCTTTGCTAAGCAAAACCTGctcaacagaaaaagaattaaattgtGATTTGGAAGGGAAGCTGTTCCTTAGTTTAAGCAAtctattttccaaagaaaaaactgTCCCCATTAAACTAGGAGCTTagtaatttgtttgtttgcttatatGCATTTAGGTAACTGTTCAGCTTTGTTTAATGCTCGAGTCCAAAAGATATTGAGACCCCACTGAAGTTTATTTGTGTGTTCCCTATGATGAATTGCATccattaaaatcagtttttcagctCCCCTATGTTAATGGTATGGTCGTGTAGtttagctctttaaaaaaatccccaaaacttaaaaaaactcaactcaaaaaaagcccaaataaaaaaaaataaaatataatttaaaaaaaaccaacaaaaaaaaaaacccaaaaaaccaaaacaaaaccaaccacccaaCCCACATACACATATGGTGAAGGAGTATATGGCGACTTAGCTCCTCACAGGCAAATGTGTTGGTGGAAAATATGGTTTGATTGTTAGAAAACCTCACAAAGGGAGTTTCTCATTTAACCTCTGCGTTATTTTGTTAAAACGGTCATAAATACCCGTGTTAGGCACTCTCCAGAACAGTGTGTTCatgatttaaaataagtaaattctCTCTGGTtaatcagtttcttttcttggctTCAGGCCCCTAagctttgttctgctgttttgtgAGAGCCTTCACTCGGCTTCTGAATTCTAACTAGAAGCTGATCACATCCATATGGACTTCTCCTTTCCTAAATTATACATTTTAGCATCTTGGATCCTTCATATGCTaatttctgtctcctttcttATGCTTTTCAATCGGATAAGACTTGAGTATCAAATATTCTCAATAATTTAACTATTACAccagtttcatttatttttaggtCTTCCAGGTTTGTGTTTGATAGATGCAAACAGACAGCCCAGAGCTTGAGTGTTGCTTTCTCCGTAGCCTGTTTTCCtgacagcaggaaaaggagggCTGAAGGCGTGCTCTTGCTTTTGactttcccccttcttaaagCACCTCTGaaggctgctggagcagagatgctgtAAGCAAGAGAGGGGCAAATAAGGGATTGCATTGAGAAATGGGGCTGTCCCCTGGAaagtggggaggaaggagggacaAAGTGCTACTCCACTCTTCAGGTTTCAGCACGAGACACTCCCTGGATGAGCTCTTGTGTCTATTCTCCAGCTCATGCGATTGAGACTGTGGAGTGAAGCAAGAGGACTCAGGGCAGGGGGATTCCCCCTCGTACACAGAGCTCCCTGCAATTTCACCCAGAGAAGCGTTACAGCAGTCATATGGTGAGAGCTGCAGTTAGTGTCAATGGTTTCTGTAGTGTGGCCCAAGTGTGTTGTCTTTAGTATCCTCTCTTTTTATAGCTCTGAAGAAGGGCAGCAGCCTGTCACTGTTGAGCTCATGTGGAGGTGGCTGGGGAGGCTTTGGTGTGCTGGATGGCCAGTTCAGATTTGTTGTGTTGAAGGAGTTCATTGATTCGCTAGTCTTGTggtggagaagagaaaaacaaactccGTAAACCAAGTACTTCGACCTTCCAGCCCTGAGGGCTGGATCTTGCCCCCTATTTAACTGCCAAGGAGAGAAATTCTAATCCTGTGGTTATCATTCTCACTTGTAAGTCTGAGATATTTTGATTGTTTCAGGTGGCAATTACTGCATATCTTAAGTGCTCACCAAAAACTTCTGTGCAGTCACAGAAACTAAGGGGCTTTGAGTTTGTCACTGTTTGGAGAAGCACAGTTTTTAGAATGGCAGCTGTAGTCTGTGTTCACGTCCTCAGTAAGTGCCTTTGAGAATTACTCTTTTCAAATGGCAGTGGAGAACACTTGGGTACTGAATGCCTTTAGTGACATGAAAAGTAGAGAaaagttcttgttttcttttctgccttttttttaggatttttcaCACTGAAAGATATGACACTACTGTGTATAAcaaaagtagtattttcttACAGTCTGTTTTATATAAACAATAGATTGAGGTTTGTAGAAGATGGGCCTGTacactaattttaaaatcttggtaATGCCCTTTCTACCTGGGAGCTGTGACCACAGAATGACATTACCAATTAGAAGAACAAGTTCGGCTGCTTCCGTTTAGGACATTGCCACTGCCTGGGAGATGTGTGTTTGCACACTCATCCCTGTGTCCATTTGCACACATAGAATTAGTTACTCTGATTTGCTATGGAAACAGTTCTTCCCTATTAAATAAGGGCTaagcatttctggaaaattagaaaagatgaaaggaagTGTAAAGAAAGCTATAATTAAATGTTCCTGAAATTGTGGCACAATTCTTAAGCTGAAATTTGAAATAGGGTATTGACTGAGATGCTGCTTGGTTCTTGGGGAGTTTCTGTTAATTCTTCCATTACCTAAGTGAGCATATTCTTAGTCACCAGCATGTTCTCAAGTGTTGATCCTTTTCAAGAAACACAATGCCTTGCTGTTTTCGTGATCCAATGCCTTTTGTCTGCCCCTTCCTTTTCACTGGGGACGCTATTACTGCTGTGTTACATAAGTGAAGTAAGCATCACCTGTTCATGTAAGATGAGGGCAAGTGACATATTGTAGGCAAAGTTAAGTTTTAAAACTTAAGTAGAGCATGCTTTTGTGTGCTGCGATGTTAGGGTAGAATTTACTTCCTAAAATGGTCAACAAACGTGTAACAGCCTACAAGTAATGTAACAAGTATTGTAACTTGCTGTATGGCCAAAATAATTGGGCATTAAGAGAAACTATATTCTGTAGAGCATGACTCATTATGATCTGAATATACCGGTGAGgtactgaagaggaaaaggaagaaaggaaaaaaaaaagtgagtcaGGTACGCTGTGTAATTCAGATCCTTTGGTAGTATAACTACGCATTTTGACATTATCCTTTGGAAATAATTGAACCTGATGGTTGTCCCTGTCAGGCATTTCTTTCACAGGTAGCAAAAGTGAAGAGCTGATGTTCTAAGCAAGttcattttctggctttttgcAGTTAGCAGTTGAATAGAATAGACTGAACAGACTTGGTTCCCAGTTCCCAACTCATCATCCAGACTCCAATACAGAATCAAGATGTTCCGATAACGCGGCGTTTGCCTCCATGTTATGTTTCCTGTACTATGCTTGCTGATGTACATGGTCAGTGATCTGCTTAATTGAGACAAGAGACGAGGcaaattttttcaaataaaaatttgaatgAGAAATGTTACACATAACTATTATAACTGTGAAGCAGATACTCTAGTGCATAAAGGTTTGTCCCAACTGCATTGGTTGGtctaattaaaatatgtaacttCCACCTACCAGCCTTGCTTCTTTGAACCTTATATCATTTCAGTTGTTACAAAAAACCTCTGTATGAGGTTTGTGTTTGTAAGTTGAGCATTGCTGCTGGAATATGCTGCATCTCCACAGGAGGGCTCTGCTGGCATAGCTATACTGGCACATGCTGTGGGATGCTCATGGGATTTTTGCCTACTcggtttcttttctgtttccctggTAGGAAAGCAGGTGTtggagctgctggcactgccctgTGTGTGGGGTGGCAGAGCATTGGAAAGGTGGCTGTTGAGGAACTCCAAATTAGAAAGataaaactgctgcttttgtgccaGGCTTGTGTCTTCTTCCCCTAGCAAGAAGAGAGATTCAGGTGTTTCTGGTAAAAAACCcaagtacatttaaaaaaagctttaatttcatttttatgagcATGCTTTGTAATTGgtactttttaataaatgttaagAGCTTGCTGTTTACCTGTCTTTAATGGGTCgaactgaggagaaaaaatatattccatgTCAGTCATACATCTGATGTTTTGAGACAGTTCATAGAGCTGtaacaaagctgaaattctgTGTCTCTATGGAAATACAACAGAGAAAAGTGATAGAAATTTAAGGGAAGAActtgaaaataagaaagcataT
Encoded here:
- the AFTPH gene encoding aftiphilin isoform X1; the encoded protein is MEPDIIRMYSSSPPPLDNGADDDDEDEFGEFGGFSGVSTAGVAFADFDTADYGHPKEEFIPTNHFIPLDYSDYSDNVASIATFTSVKNVKDCIAELPTLSKDLSDMSATSASKEKSKCRTSGTALEDVNKRGEQKDTTGKSEGFSSHVVRTGIAVEIQDEQIDACNGEKLPCLEILTNGFAASDPVNPQGTEDLDGISDTKGLKTISTCSTKQNLNSMPSSGEDFADFATFSNKKTIHLEGTGPTICSVLNERDSLSIQENNRINRVTRIEEEVCTSEISCEQGPSALEDNEFAISSTSQTTGSSICTTENGEHSGRRRQHGIENGKDFTRPDDSSGTEDIRVDKTQSLSRDLAGEKSGDSKDLKNGGSSIEVVACSDTHDDDFGDFGSVSSASLPFVNTQELINALVVEGTSKQPAHVSKHNDEFGEFRDTSTVSQPPAKLDQAELSQTADTLECDTTNTTSGLDFQHTTEVGNGDDSEFGDFDSVPKPQDESVAFQYSDDFADFSSAGCNQATDWNAFEDEQKDSCSWAAFGDQQAGESHHRKETWQSHRTDASARIDGPVLHKTDNFALASFQGATNKQSQEPAPSVQTTLLSRLERIFEVCFPPMPVLEIEEEISSLNHLLEAGEKQMTAEETLANTGELMDVWTELQDIHDAYGLRYQWGGSHSNKKLLCSLGIDTRNILFTGNKKQPVIVPMYAAGLGMLEPTKEPLKPISAAEKIASIGQTPPVSPEMNTCTSEQFQESLPPVQFDWSSSGLTNPLDASGGSTLLNLDFFGPVDDSSSSSTTTIPGVDPELYELTTSKLETSNASNRVTDAFARLMSTVEKASTSTRKPKKEEHLSEEAAKVISSLPDLTFMHAKVLMFPATLTPSTSCQEKVD
- the AFTPH gene encoding aftiphilin isoform X3; its protein translation is MEPDIIRMYSSSPPPLDNGADDDDEDEFGEFGGFSGVSTAGVAFADFDTADYGHPKEEFIPTNHFIPLDYSDYSDNVASIATFTSVKNVKDCIAELPTLSKDLSDMSATSASKEKSKCRTSGTALEDVNKRGEQKDTTGKSEGFSSHVVRTGIAVEIQDEQIDACNGEKLPCLEILTNGFAASDPVNPQGTEDLDGISDTKGLKTISTCSTKQNLNSMPSSGEDFADFATFSNKKTIHLEGTGPTICSVLNERDSLSIQENNRINRVTRIEEEVCTSEISCEQGPSALEDNEFAISSTSQTTGSSICTTENGEHSGRRRQHGIENGKDFTRPDDSSGTEDIRVDKTQSLSRDLAGEKSGDSKDLKNGGSSIEVVACSDTHDDDFGDFGSVSSASLPFVNTQELINALVVEGTSKQPAHVSKHNDEFGEFRDTSTVSQPPAKLDQAELSQTADTLECDTTNTTSGLDFQHTTEVGNGDDSEFGDFDSVPKPQDESVAFQYSDDFADFSSAGCNQATDWNAFEDEQKDSCSWAAFGDQQAGESHHRKETWQSHRTDASARIDGPVLHKTDNFALASFQGATNKQSQEPAPSVQTTLLSRLERIFEVCFPPMPVLEIEEEISSLNHLLEAGEKQMTAEETLANTGELMDVWTELQDIHDAYGLRYQWGGSHSNKKLLCSLGIDTRNILFTGNKKQPVIVPMYAAGLGMLEPTKEPLKPISAAEKIASIGQTPPVSPEMNTCTSEQFQESLPPVQFDWSSSGLTNPLDVCVLPLFTHKPLPWLTFYMAAYQHGH